In one Bacteroidota bacterium genomic region, the following are encoded:
- a CDS encoding sigma 54-interacting transcriptional regulator: protein MTHPLFHRKSAEYVVFDESFRIASFSTGAARYADDAGAVTIGEDIRLAFPELAGFENDMLRMLRGASDPILVRNISRNRIDDTPSGIDLSIETARAGDMLHGIVLLEDVSERLRIEQQLVQQSNEAKLLLQNITAAKTYFERIIDSLADALFVTTSDGTIQTVNRVAAELFGYHKGELIGRSIQTITGSQELLPSTGNLTNTELSCTTKQGSRIPVAFSCSAMQHEGTAEELVFLGRDLRERKNAEAEIRKLRSTNLYLNEEIQAEHNFEEIIGTAPVMKKLFRQIEKVAATDSTVLLEGETGTGKELFARAIHNLSSRKKTLLVKVNCAALPAGLVESELFGHEKGAFTGAFARKIGRFEFANEGTLFLDEIGELPLETQVKLLRVLQEREFERVGGTEPIRTNVRVVAASNRNLEEQVQLGAFRSDLYFRLKVFPVRIPPLRERRDDIPFLADYFIRKFSLRMHKRVEGLHPDTLDRMIQYDWPGNVRELAATLERAIILCEGGQLRDIDLTEIGSKPISRKTSALKDVEREHILQVLREADGVIEGKNGAAIRLKMNASTLRSRMKKLGIHRKGAMFI from the coding sequence TTGACCCATCCTCTGTTCCACCGAAAATCTGCGGAGTATGTTGTCTTCGACGAATCGTTTCGAATCGCCTCCTTCTCCACCGGGGCGGCGCGGTACGCCGACGACGCCGGCGCTGTTACAATCGGTGAAGATATCCGTCTGGCGTTCCCGGAACTCGCAGGCTTTGAGAACGACATGCTCAGAATGCTGCGCGGAGCCTCGGATCCGATACTCGTCCGCAACATTTCGAGAAACCGTATTGATGACACCCCGTCGGGAATTGATCTTTCAATTGAAACGGCACGGGCGGGAGACATGTTGCACGGTATTGTTCTTCTGGAGGATGTAAGCGAACGACTACGCATCGAGCAGCAACTCGTTCAGCAATCCAACGAAGCAAAGCTCCTGCTTCAAAACATTACCGCGGCAAAAACGTATTTCGAGCGGATTATTGATTCGCTGGCGGATGCATTGTTCGTTACAACGTCAGATGGCACTATACAAACCGTCAACAGAGTTGCCGCCGAACTTTTCGGGTACCACAAGGGGGAATTGATCGGGCGTTCGATCCAGACAATCACCGGTTCACAAGAACTCTTACCCTCCACCGGCAACCTTACGAACACGGAACTCTCCTGCACGACAAAACAGGGCTCTCGAATCCCGGTTGCATTCTCATGTTCCGCTATGCAACATGAAGGCACCGCTGAAGAATTGGTTTTCCTCGGCAGAGACCTGCGTGAACGAAAAAACGCCGAGGCGGAAATCCGCAAGCTCCGATCCACGAATCTCTATTTGAACGAAGAGATTCAGGCTGAACACAACTTCGAAGAAATCATCGGTACTGCGCCGGTTATGAAGAAGTTGTTCAGGCAGATTGAGAAGGTTGCCGCCACGGATTCGACCGTTTTGCTTGAAGGTGAAACAGGAACTGGTAAGGAACTTTTTGCGCGAGCGATTCATAATTTGAGCAGCAGAAAAAAGACCCTCCTCGTCAAAGTGAACTGTGCCGCCTTGCCCGCCGGATTGGTCGAAAGCGAATTGTTTGGGCATGAAAAGGGAGCATTCACAGGCGCCTTTGCCCGAAAAATTGGTCGGTTCGAATTTGCAAACGAGGGAACACTCTTCCTCGACGAAATCGGCGAGCTTCCTCTTGAGACACAAGTCAAGCTTCTCAGGGTTCTGCAGGAAAGAGAGTTTGAGCGGGTAGGAGGAACCGAACCGATACGGACAAACGTTCGTGTTGTCGCTGCATCAAACCGCAACCTCGAAGAGCAGGTACAACTGGGCGCCTTTCGCAGCGACCTCTATTTCCGACTCAAGGTTTTTCCGGTACGTATTCCCCCGCTGCGTGAGCGCAGGGATGACATTCCATTTCTCGCAGACTATTTCATACGGAAGTTCTCGCTCCGTATGCACAAACGGGTAGAGGGCCTTCATCCGGATACGCTCGATAGGATGATCCAATACGATTGGCCCGGCAATGTCAGGGAACTGGCAGCCACGCTCGAACGGGCAATCATTTTGTGTGAGGGTGGACAGTTGCGAGACATCGACTTGACTGAAATCGGATCGAAACCTATCAGCCGAAAGACTTCTGCGCTTAAAGATGTCGAGCGTGAACACATCTTGCAGGTTCTCCGCGAAGCCGATGGCGTAATCGAAGGGAAGAACGGTGCAGCTATTCGCCTGAAAATGAATGCCTCCACGTTGCGGAGCAGAATGAAAAAACTTGGAATCCATCGAAAAGGGGCCATGTTCATCTGA
- a CDS encoding STAS domain-containing protein, with protein MFRAKNIYSSPTTRIIKIEGMVREADIEPWSDLMTELSKSSPTELVLDFSSVGFLDPRAVSVLRQHITERVYLLNCNTLVRNMLQTTGLRRNVLD; from the coding sequence ATGTTTAGAGCCAAGAACATCTACTCCAGTCCCACGACGAGGATCATCAAGATCGAGGGCATGGTCAGAGAAGCTGATATCGAGCCGTGGTCGGATCTGATGACAGAGCTAAGCAAGTCGTCACCCACCGAACTGGTTCTTGATTTTTCTTCCGTAGGCTTTCTTGATCCCAGAGCTGTGAGTGTTCTTCGACAGCATATCACCGAAAGAGTGTATCTGTTGAATTGTAATACTCTTGTTCGCAACATGCTTCAAACAACTGGTCTCAGAAGAAACGTGTTAGACTGA